The following are from one region of the Sorghum bicolor cultivar BTx623 chromosome 2, Sorghum_bicolor_NCBIv3, whole genome shotgun sequence genome:
- the LOC110432554 gene encoding lipid phosphate phosphatase 2-like isoform X1 codes for MSRERGPPPTLEILLSLPVPERKGYRAPGRQAVRQSNPPPPPLRPGVLPPRSRKTQTTPPAPRHRRQQQLLSFRPRPSRPPPAPPLTTPDGSGCRLRPRIHSTPAIPQQTLAAAAAAAAVGSRAIETAGDLPRRGRGRGVYITTTKIPGDEEAPIRSGAEGDIEEPLVSRRTETMADQLGFYTIRSHGMILARLHMYDWIILLLLAVIDGLLNLIEPFHRFVGKDMMTDLRYPMKGNTVPFWAVPLIGIILPWAIFVGIYFKKKNFYDLHHGILGILYSVLITAVITDAIKDGVGRPRPDFFWRCFPDGNDVYDNITTGVICNGVKSVIKEGHKSFPSGHSSWSFAGLGFLAWYLAGKIAAFDRKGHVAKLCIVFLPLLTAALVAVSRVDDYWHHWQDVFAGALIGLTVASFCYLQFFPYPFDGDAWWPHAYTVQVAEERNSRHANSYSVRPTEIETVNIPGHGGMTLRDTLNDVESGSGRRL; via the exons ATGTCTCGAGAACGAGGACCACCACCAACTCTCGAGATCCTATTATCCCTACCCGTCCCCGAAAGAAAAGGGTATAGAGcgccaggcaggcaggcagtcaGGCAGTCaaaccctcctcctcctccgctccgtCCTGGCGTCCTCCCTCCCCGCTCACGCAAAACGCAAACCACCCCGCCCGCCCCCCGCCACCGTCGGCAGCAACAACTACTTTCCTTTCGTCCTCGTCCGTCGCGCCCCCCACCCGCTCCTCCACTCACCACACCGGACGGATCCGGATGTCGTCTCCGCCCGCGCATCCATTCCACACCCGCAATTCCGCAGCAAACGctagcagcagcggcggcggcggcagcggttgGTAGCCGCGCGATCGAGACGGCGGGTGACCTGCCCCGTCGCGGTCGCGGTCGCGGGGTATATATTACCACCACCAAGATTCCAG GAGACGAGGAGGCGCCGATCCGTAGCGGCGCCGAGGGCGACATCGAGGAGCCGCTGGTCTCACGCCGCACC GAGACAATGGCAGACCAGTTAGGGTTTTACACTATTAGATCCCATGGGATGATATTGGCAAGATTGCACATGTATGACTGGATAATACTTCTCCTCCTTGCTGTCATAGACGGGCTGTTGAATTTAATTGAACCATTTCACCGTTTTGTTGGAAAAGACATGATGACTGACTTGAGATATCCTATGAAGGGCAATACAGTGCCATTTTGGGCTGTTCCA CTGATTGGAATTATACTGCCTTGGGCCATCTTTGTTGGAATTTACTTCAAAAAGAAGAATTTTTATGATTTGCACCATGGCATACTGG GGATTCTATACTCAGTGCTCATAACTGCAGTGATTACTGATGCGATTAAGGATGGTGTTGGACGGCCTCGTCCAGATTTTTTCTGGCGCTGTTTCCCTGATGGAAATGAt GTTTATGATAACATTACAACTGGTGTTATATGCAATGGAGTGAAGAGCGTAATCAAGGAAGGCCACAAGAGCTTCCCCAGTGGACACAGTTCAT GGTCTTTTGCTGGTTTAGGCTTCCTTGCATGGTACTTAGCTGGGAAAATCGCAGCTTTTGATCGCAAAGGACATGTTGCGAAGCTATGCATTGTGTTTCTGCCTCTCCTTACTGCTGCACTTGTGGCTGTTTCTCGAGTGGATGACTACTGGCATCATTGGCAAGATGTATTTGCAGGGGCTCTTATAG GTCTTACAGTTGCTTCATTTTGCTATCTGCAATTTTTCCCGTATCCTTTTGATGGCGATG CTTGGTGGCCTCATGCATACACGGTCCAGGTAGCGGAGGAACGGAACAGCAGACATGCAAACTCGTACAGTGTGAGACCAACCGAGATCGAAACAGTCAATATTCCAGGCCACGGTGGGATGACCCTAAGAGATACTCTAAACGATGTGGAGTCTGGCAGTGGCAGGAGATTGTGA
- the LOC110432554 gene encoding lipid phosphate phosphatase 2-like isoform X2, with product MADQLGFYTIRSHGMILARLHMYDWIILLLLAVIDGLLNLIEPFHRFVGKDMMTDLRYPMKGNTVPFWAVPLIGIILPWAIFVGIYFKKKNFYDLHHGILGILYSVLITAVITDAIKDGVGRPRPDFFWRCFPDGNDVYDNITTGVICNGVKSVIKEGHKSFPSGHSSWSFAGLGFLAWYLAGKIAAFDRKGHVAKLCIVFLPLLTAALVAVSRVDDYWHHWQDVFAGALIGLTVASFCYLQFFPYPFDGDAWWPHAYTVQVAEERNSRHANSYSVRPTEIETVNIPGHGGMTLRDTLNDVESGSGRRL from the exons ATGGCAGACCAGTTAGGGTTTTACACTATTAGATCCCATGGGATGATATTGGCAAGATTGCACATGTATGACTGGATAATACTTCTCCTCCTTGCTGTCATAGACGGGCTGTTGAATTTAATTGAACCATTTCACCGTTTTGTTGGAAAAGACATGATGACTGACTTGAGATATCCTATGAAGGGCAATACAGTGCCATTTTGGGCTGTTCCA CTGATTGGAATTATACTGCCTTGGGCCATCTTTGTTGGAATTTACTTCAAAAAGAAGAATTTTTATGATTTGCACCATGGCATACTGG GGATTCTATACTCAGTGCTCATAACTGCAGTGATTACTGATGCGATTAAGGATGGTGTTGGACGGCCTCGTCCAGATTTTTTCTGGCGCTGTTTCCCTGATGGAAATGAt GTTTATGATAACATTACAACTGGTGTTATATGCAATGGAGTGAAGAGCGTAATCAAGGAAGGCCACAAGAGCTTCCCCAGTGGACACAGTTCAT GGTCTTTTGCTGGTTTAGGCTTCCTTGCATGGTACTTAGCTGGGAAAATCGCAGCTTTTGATCGCAAAGGACATGTTGCGAAGCTATGCATTGTGTTTCTGCCTCTCCTTACTGCTGCACTTGTGGCTGTTTCTCGAGTGGATGACTACTGGCATCATTGGCAAGATGTATTTGCAGGGGCTCTTATAG GTCTTACAGTTGCTTCATTTTGCTATCTGCAATTTTTCCCGTATCCTTTTGATGGCGATG CTTGGTGGCCTCATGCATACACGGTCCAGGTAGCGGAGGAACGGAACAGCAGACATGCAAACTCGTACAGTGTGAGACCAACCGAGATCGAAACAGTCAATATTCCAGGCCACGGTGGGATGACCCTAAGAGATACTCTAAACGATGTGGAGTCTGGCAGTGGCAGGAGATTGTGA